From a region of the Hippopotamus amphibius kiboko isolate mHipAmp2 chromosome 3, mHipAmp2.hap2, whole genome shotgun sequence genome:
- the LOC130849848 gene encoding LOW QUALITY PROTEIN: BTB/POZ domain-containing protein 10-like (The sequence of the model RefSeq protein was modified relative to this genomic sequence to represent the inferred CDS: substituted 1 base at 1 genomic stop codon) — MAEQPHPYDSNSSDPENWDRKLHSRPRKLYKHSSTPSRVAKGVVNHTKMSLHGASGGHERSRDRRRSSDRSRDSSHERTESQLTACIRNVTSPTXQHHVEHEKDHSSSRPSSPRPQKASPNGSSSSAGNSSRNSSQSSSDGSCKTPGEMVFVYENAKGGTRNVRTSERVTLIVGNTRFVVDPFIFTAQPNTMLGRMFGSGREHNFTRPSEKGEYEVAEGIGSTVFRAILDYCKTGIIRCPDGISIPELREPCDYLCISFEYSTIKCRDLSALMHELSNDGACRQFEFYLEEMILPLMVASAQSGERECHIVVLTDNDVVDWDEEYPPQMGAEYSQIIYSTKLYRFFKYIENREVAKSVLKERGLKKIRLEIEGYPTYKEKVKKRPGGCPEVIYNYVQRPFIRMSWEKEEGKSRHVDFQCVKSKSITNLAAAAAGIPQDQLGGMHPTLQVDELDILPIYPPSGNNDLDPDAQNPML, encoded by the coding sequence ATGGCAGAACAGCCTCATCCTTATGACAGTAACTCCAGTGATCCAGAGAATTGGGATCGGAAATTGCATAGTAGACCTCGTAAACTTTATAAACATTCAAGTACTCCCTCACGTGTTGCTAAAGGAGTTGTCAACCACACCAAAATGAGTCTACATGGTGCTAGTGGGGGTCACGAGAGATCAAGAGATAGACGAAGGTCAAGTGACAGATCACGAGATTCATCTCACGAAAGAACAGAATCTCAGCTCACTGCTTGCATTAGAAATGTTACTTCTCCAACATGACAGCACCATGTTGAACATGAAAAAGATCACAGTTCCTCTCGTCCTAGCAGTCCTCGTCCTCAAAAAGCATCTCCAAATGGCTCCAGTAGCAGTGCTGGAAACAGCAGCAGAAACAGTAGTCAGTCAAGTTCAGATGGTAGCTGTAAGACACCTGGGGAAATGGTGTTtgtgtatgaaaatgcaaaaggagGAACTCGGAATGTAAGAACTTCAGAACGAGTGACACTAATAGTGGGTAACACTAGATTTGTTGTAGACCCATTCATTTTTACTGCACAGCCAAATACAATGTTGGGCAGGATGTTTGGATCTGGCAGAGAACATAACTTTACACGTCCCAGTGAGAAGGGAGAGTATGAGGTGGCAGAGGGGATTGGCTCTACTGTGTTTCGAGCCATTCTGGATTACTGCAAAACAGGAATAATCCGTTGTCCTGATGGCATATCTATTCCTGAACTGAGAGAACCATGTGACTATCTTTGTATCTCTTTTGAATATAGTACTATTAAATGTAGAGATCTCAGTGCCCTAATGCATGAGTTATCAAACGATGGTGCTTGTAGACAGTTTGAATTTTACCTGGAAGAAATGATCCTGCCTCTCATGGTAGCTAGTGCCCAGAGTGGGGAGCGTGAATGCCACATAGTGGTGCTTACAGACAATGATGTGGTTGATTGGGATGAAGAGTATCCACCACAGATGGGAGCAGAATATTCACAAATTATCTATAGCACAAAATTATATAGATTTTTCAAGTACATTGAAAACAGAGAGGTGGCCAAATCAGTTTTGAAGGAGCGGGGTCTTAAGAAGATTAGACTGGAAATAGAAGGTTATCCTACctacaaagaaaaagtaaagaaaaggccCGGGGGCTGCCCAGAAGTGATTTACAACTATGTCCAAAGGCCCTTTATTCGAATGTcttgggagaaggaagaaggaaagagtcGGCATGTAGACTTTCAGTGTGTAAAGAGTAAATCTATTACCAACCTTGCAGCCGCCGCTGCAGGCATTCCCCAGGACCAGCTGGGAGGCATGCACCCAACTCTGCAAGTGGATGAGCTGGATATTCTCCCCATCTACCCCCCTTCCGGCAACAACGACCTCGATCCTGACGCACAGAATCCGATGCTGTGA